The following proteins are encoded in a genomic region of Enterocloster clostridioformis:
- a CDS encoding polysaccharide deacetylase family protein → MSKDTKMKKRISKTRQAKMREKELKSTLKFGVKLVLILAVVIGCAQLFFYGKNVVAGRSNGPAVRIAAKNSEARDNQSDSIKTGEQGNVLGPSLSDSEKGRQQTPETIAPFAESSDGPGNVVQAAPPSGDASLDPAGGKNELFPVSGPADASKPMIAFTFDDGPYYSVDIRILDTLQAYGGRATFFIVGSRVDDYKDTLKRIRDSGSEIGNHTFNHKNLEKISPEEVASQIEMTNDAVEAVTGFRPKLVRVPYGAFKSQVPGLVSYPMIQWNIDTQDWSSKDKDAIAASVLSQARDGSIVLMHDLYPATAEAFETVIPLLAAQGYQFVTVSEMYAAKGVPLEAGQVYFSIPN, encoded by the coding sequence ATGTCAAAGGATACCAAAATGAAGAAACGAATCAGTAAGACCAGACAGGCAAAGATGCGGGAGAAGGAATTAAAGTCTACCCTGAAGTTTGGTGTGAAGCTGGTTTTGATTCTGGCAGTTGTGATTGGGTGTGCACAGCTGTTTTTTTATGGAAAGAATGTGGTGGCGGGCAGGAGCAATGGTCCCGCTGTCCGGATAGCAGCAAAAAACAGCGAAGCAAGGGATAATCAGTCGGATTCAATCAAAACAGGAGAACAGGGAAATGTCTTGGGGCCGTCTCTGTCTGATTCTGAAAAAGGCCGGCAGCAGACACCGGAGACCATTGCGCCTTTTGCAGAATCCAGTGATGGGCCGGGAAACGTGGTGCAGGCCGCCCCGCCCTCCGGTGATGCGTCCTTAGACCCGGCAGGCGGCAAAAATGAGCTGTTCCCTGTTTCCGGGCCTGCTGACGCCTCTAAGCCCATGATAGCATTTACCTTTGACGACGGCCCTTATTACAGCGTGGATATAAGAATCCTGGACACACTTCAGGCTTACGGGGGCAGGGCTACCTTTTTTATAGTAGGAAGCCGCGTCGATGACTACAAGGATACCCTTAAGAGAATCCGGGATTCCGGGTCCGAGATAGGAAACCATACATTCAACCATAAGAATCTGGAAAAGATTTCTCCGGAAGAAGTGGCTTCTCAGATTGAGATGACCAACGATGCGGTGGAGGCTGTAACAGGTTTTCGGCCAAAACTGGTGCGTGTGCCCTATGGCGCCTTTAAGAGCCAGGTGCCTGGTCTGGTATCCTACCCCATGATTCAGTGGAATATCGATACCCAGGACTGGTCCAGTAAAGACAAGGATGCCATTGCCGCATCTGTGCTCTCTCAGGCAAGGGATGGAAGTATTGTGCTGATGCACGACCTTTATCCAGCCACGGCCGAGGCCTTTGAGACGGTCATCCCCCTGCTGGCTGCCCAGGGATACCAGTTTGTTACGGTCAGCGAGATGTATGCGGCCAAAGGGGTGCCGTTGGAGGCAGGGCAGGTTTATTTTAGTATCCCTAATTAA
- a CDS encoding helix-turn-helix domain-containing protein: MRNEKLIALMNLKGMTQATLSKETHIPASTLKRIINGENQKDKMVHMESISKALGTSVHSIFDIPLETPLAAALRPDEAGASVTKLLTSDESLLIYWFQNTYREGQAAILKRAKEEYNKTQNEISKKVTSLDKQKDKPDDFGQLSLELKT; the protein is encoded by the coding sequence GTGAGAAACGAGAAACTGATTGCACTTATGAATTTAAAGGGTATGACCCAGGCAACCTTATCAAAGGAGACACACATACCTGCCAGCACCTTGAAAAGAATTATAAACGGGGAAAACCAGAAGGATAAGATGGTGCACATGGAGTCCATTTCAAAGGCACTTGGCACTTCCGTCCATTCCATTTTCGACATTCCGTTGGAAACGCCCCTTGCTGCTGCGCTTCGCCCGGATGAAGCAGGAGCATCTGTCACCAAGCTTCTGACTTCAGACGAATCCCTGCTCATTTACTGGTTCCAGAATACATACCGCGAAGGCCAGGCAGCCATCCTTAAACGGGCCAAGGAAGAATACAACAAAACCCAAAACGAAATATCAAAAAAAGTGACGTCACTTGACAAACAAAAAGACAAACCCGATGATTTCGGCCAACTTTCCCTTGAGCTTAAAACGTAG
- a CDS encoding SseB family protein yields the protein MKPNETTGKQEIMYRLKNAGELYVLLSMCTGEPYVVCDQETYDDEIIVFFDGQAAIKESKEQTEAGIPVRPMKLENRQFLMFYTSLYTLGVNALLVKDGGRDCLIQLQDFVKRNNQQGQESGEKIWVENPSLHLTMLYYMQELRRKPGQENLPQIKEWQDEISNDFGKGSFIVPVEKEGKGLAAVKVNEQLFQAIFTDILEFQRFNREGKLRPLVVTADKIPQIMTEEAKGVILNPMGVRMPLQIKRTAGQTKQNA from the coding sequence ATGAAACCGAATGAAACTACAGGAAAACAGGAAATTATGTACCGTCTTAAGAACGCAGGGGAGCTTTACGTTCTGCTTTCCATGTGTACGGGAGAGCCCTATGTGGTCTGCGACCAGGAAACCTATGATGACGAAATCATTGTTTTCTTTGACGGTCAGGCAGCCATAAAGGAGTCAAAAGAACAGACCGAGGCAGGAATACCTGTCAGGCCCATGAAGCTGGAGAACAGGCAGTTCCTGATGTTCTACACCAGCCTTTATACTCTTGGGGTCAATGCGCTGCTGGTAAAAGACGGCGGGAGAGACTGCCTGATTCAGCTGCAGGACTTTGTGAAGCGCAATAATCAGCAGGGACAGGAGTCGGGGGAGAAGATATGGGTGGAGAATCCGTCCCTTCATCTGACCATGCTGTATTACATGCAGGAACTGAGAAGGAAACCGGGGCAGGAGAACCTGCCGCAGATTAAGGAATGGCAGGATGAGATTTCCAATGATTTCGGCAAGGGCAGTTTCATTGTTCCTGTGGAGAAGGAGGGTAAGGGGCTGGCAGCTGTAAAGGTGAACGAACAGTTATTCCAGGCCATCTTTACAGACATATTAGAGTTCCAGAGGTTTAACCGGGAGGGAAAGCTGCGCCCCCTTGTGGTGACGGCTGACAAGATACCACAAATCATGACAGAAGAGGCAAAGGGCGTGATCCTCAATCCCATGGGAGTCAGGATGCCTCTGCAGATTAAGAGAACGGCCGGCCAGACGAAACAGAATGCTTAA
- a CDS encoding class I SAM-dependent methyltransferase codes for MPMDSFSSEGILRRLIRLPYLPLYVGVLNAAVELDVFSGLTQRKSVRELSEERGWNEDNTRYFLDALYCLGFIWKRDGMYCNCRETDRYLVKGRPEYIGGHLAFNCAEECMGCRDIKRLVEDGPGGGHGLGGQLTFEQYVQNMRESQMGFRQTEIQRMVRELPEYPVIRKILDLGCATGLLGLGVIGEREDISGILYDRPAMEPAIRESIRLTGLEGRAVPMTGDYLADDIGEGYDLIMAIATLSFVEQELASLMKKLYKAMNPGGVLLCYSEGIERDGSGPWDMMLGWLPYNMQGYDLGLKKNEIAEAAMAAGFRSAEKRTGIYSTGNVDVDIFRK; via the coding sequence ATGCCTATGGATTCATTTTCATCAGAGGGGATTTTACGGAGGCTCATCAGGCTTCCCTATCTCCCGCTGTATGTCGGTGTACTGAATGCGGCGGTGGAACTGGATGTCTTTTCGGGCCTTACCCAGCGTAAGAGCGTCAGGGAGCTTTCAGAGGAGAGAGGGTGGAATGAAGATAACACGCGGTATTTCCTGGACGCCCTTTACTGTCTGGGATTTATCTGGAAAAGGGATGGGATGTACTGTAACTGCAGGGAAACGGACCGCTACCTTGTAAAAGGCAGGCCGGAATACATCGGCGGCCATCTGGCCTTCAACTGCGCAGAGGAATGCATGGGATGCAGGGATATTAAGAGGCTGGTTGAAGACGGCCCCGGCGGGGGCCATGGACTGGGAGGGCAGCTGACCTTTGAGCAGTACGTACAGAACATGCGGGAGTCCCAAATGGGCTTCCGCCAGACTGAGATACAGAGAATGGTAAGAGAACTTCCGGAATATCCGGTAATCAGGAAAATTCTGGATTTAGGCTGCGCAACGGGGCTGCTGGGCCTGGGAGTGATTGGGGAACGGGAGGATATATCCGGGATTCTCTATGACCGCCCTGCTATGGAACCGGCAATCCGGGAGTCCATCCGTCTCACCGGCCTGGAAGGGCGGGCGGTTCCTATGACAGGGGATTACCTGGCGGATGATATAGGGGAGGGCTATGACCTGATTATGGCCATAGCCACCTTAAGCTTTGTGGAACAGGAGCTGGCCAGCCTTATGAAGAAGCTTTATAAGGCCATGAATCCGGGCGGCGTGCTGCTTTGCTATTCAGAGGGAATCGAACGGGATGGCTCGGGCCCGTGGGACATGATGCTGGGCTGGCTTCCGTACAACATGCAGGGCTATGACCTTGGATTGAAAAAGAATGAAATAGCAGAGGCTGCCATGGCAGCCGGCTTCAGGAGCGCTGAGAAACGGACCGGGATCTATTCCACGGGCAATGTGGATGTGGATATATTCAGAAAATAA
- a CDS encoding penicillin-binding transpeptidase domain-containing protein, translating to MRSRRKRRRSRAVIIIPLVLVCIGAAAAGMAFLWFAKGQAGVRRATPDERFMEYIGYLTEGNYEAMYRMLDSGSRMDISQEDFITRNKNIYEGIGASSIRVDITGVEEKEDQGIQTVSYETSMESSAGPIHFLNRVDFKLEASSEAAGTEGYESEEAGKKKNGKKDEEYRLIWNDRVIFPNLSWNDKVRVTTDKAVRGSVLDRNGIMLAGKGSASMVGLVPGKMSREADKYSEDDLNRLSELLGVSADSIRKKLSAGWVKDDSLVPIKTLKKVDELNLQSQLPEDENVQNRALQDELLTIPGVMITDTPVRYYPLGEKAAHLVGYVQNVTAEDLEEHKGEGYLSDSVIGRSGMEGLFEKELKGQNGRIISIVTSQGEEKQVLAAIPRIDGQDITLTIDSSLQEMVYDAFEDSKSCTVAMNPYTGEVLALVNTPSYDDNDFILGMSEETWAGLNEDERKPMLNRFRQRFAPGSSFKPITGVIGLTTGALTPDENFGEDAAGLSWQKDAGWGGYYVTTLHGYSPVNLKNAYIYSDNIYFARAALKIGKDDFMAGLDRLGFNQKLPFEISVAESQYSNTDQIETEIQLADSGYGQGQVLVNPVHLASLYTMYPNRGKVLKPYLVYKDTPEPEVWIEDACTPETAEIVEDGMKAVISSEHGTGHAAMRSDITLAGKTGTAEIKASKEDTSGTELGWFAVYTADADMQKPVLMVSMVEDVKNAGGSGLVVRKSRDVLGAYIPSGQ from the coding sequence TTTTTATGGTTTGCAAAGGGGCAGGCCGGTGTACGGCGAGCCACGCCGGATGAACGGTTCATGGAGTATATAGGATACCTGACTGAGGGAAATTACGAGGCCATGTACCGGATGCTGGATTCCGGAAGCCGTATGGACATCAGCCAGGAGGATTTTATCACCAGAAATAAGAATATATACGAGGGCATCGGCGCTTCCTCCATCCGGGTGGATATTACCGGAGTGGAGGAGAAGGAGGACCAGGGGATTCAGACGGTCAGCTATGAGACCAGCATGGAGAGCTCCGCAGGCCCCATCCATTTTTTGAACCGGGTGGATTTTAAGCTGGAGGCATCCTCTGAGGCAGCCGGGACAGAAGGCTATGAGAGTGAAGAGGCCGGAAAGAAAAAGAATGGAAAGAAAGACGAAGAATACAGGCTGATCTGGAACGACCGCGTCATATTTCCCAACCTGAGCTGGAACGACAAGGTAAGGGTCACCACGGATAAGGCCGTAAGGGGAAGCGTCCTGGACCGAAACGGTATTATGCTGGCCGGAAAGGGCAGCGCATCCATGGTGGGGCTTGTGCCGGGAAAGATGAGCCGGGAGGCGGATAAATATTCAGAGGACGACTTAAACCGGCTTTCAGAGCTTTTAGGCGTTTCTGCTGACAGCATCCGCAAAAAGCTGTCGGCCGGCTGGGTTAAGGATGATTCCCTTGTTCCCATTAAGACGCTAAAGAAGGTGGATGAGCTCAATCTCCAGTCCCAACTTCCGGAGGATGAGAATGTACAGAACAGGGCGCTTCAGGACGAACTTCTGACCATTCCGGGCGTCATGATCACAGATACGCCTGTCAGGTATTATCCCCTGGGCGAGAAAGCGGCCCATCTGGTGGGCTATGTACAGAATGTGACGGCAGAGGATCTTGAGGAGCACAAGGGGGAAGGATATCTGTCAGACAGCGTCATAGGCAGGAGCGGCATGGAAGGTCTGTTTGAGAAGGAGTTAAAGGGACAGAATGGCCGCATTATATCCATTGTCACGTCCCAGGGAGAAGAAAAGCAGGTTTTGGCAGCCATTCCCAGAATTGACGGCCAGGATATTACCCTCACCATAGACAGCAGCCTGCAGGAGATGGTGTATGATGCATTTGAGGACAGCAAAAGCTGTACAGTGGCCATGAATCCCTACACAGGAGAGGTTCTGGCTCTGGTGAACACCCCCAGCTATGATGACAATGACTTCATCCTGGGCATGTCGGAGGAAACCTGGGCCGGGCTGAATGAGGATGAGAGAAAGCCCATGCTAAACCGTTTCAGGCAGCGCTTTGCCCCCGGCTCCTCCTTTAAGCCCATCACAGGCGTCATCGGCCTTACCACAGGCGCCCTTACGCCGGATGAGAATTTCGGGGAGGACGCGGCAGGACTAAGCTGGCAGAAGGATGCGGGCTGGGGCGGATATTACGTTACCACCCTTCACGGCTACAGCCCGGTCAACCTTAAAAATGCCTATATTTACTCGGATAACATATACTTTGCAAGGGCAGCCCTGAAAATCGGCAAAGACGATTTTATGGCAGGGCTGGACCGGCTGGGATTTAACCAGAAGCTTCCCTTTGAAATCTCGGTGGCGGAATCCCAGTACTCCAATACGGACCAGATTGAAACGGAAATCCAGCTGGCGGACAGCGGATACGGTCAGGGCCAGGTGCTGGTAAATCCCGTCCATCTGGCATCCCTTTATACCATGTACCCCAACCGGGGAAAGGTCCTGAAGCCCTATCTTGTATACAAGGATACACCGGAGCCGGAGGTCTGGATTGAGGATGCCTGCACACCGGAAACAGCAGAGATCGTGGAGGACGGAATGAAGGCTGTAATCAGTTCGGAACACGGCACAGGACACGCTGCCATGCGTTCAGACATCACCCTGGCAGGAAAGACAGGAACAGCTGAGATAAAAGCATCCAAGGAAGATACAAGCGGCACGGAACTGGGATGGTTTGCCGTGTACACGGCTGATGCGGATATGCAGAAGCCGGTTCTTATGGTCAGTATGGTGGAGGATGTGAAAAACGCCGGAGGAAGCGGTCTGGTGGTCAGAAAGTCCAGGGATGTGCTGGGAGCCTATATACCGTCAGGACAGTAG